The following proteins are co-located in the Haloarcula marismortui ATCC 43049 genome:
- the pfkB gene encoding 1-phosphofructokinase, with protein MIVTVTYNPAVDQTIQFDEQMAPERVMRANKAQFDAGGKGINAAQFLTAMDRPCVATGLLGGFTGSFIRETLQDDGVETAFIDVDGTTRLNTTAIAAVEEYKLNQAGPTVGESVVDALLEQVRAQSPDRVLIGGSLPPGLSPNAIDRIAAGGDWETIVDTGGDVLRELDAQYGLCKPNRAELGDATGADVSTVEGCADAADAFRDRGFDRVLASLGADGAVLVGDTGRLYAEALDIDVVDTVGAGDALLSGVLSAWEAGADDETALRTGVAVSSQVVQRAGTAVPDLNDIGSLRDGVTVRRL; from the coding sequence ATGATTGTCACCGTCACCTACAATCCCGCGGTCGACCAGACGATCCAGTTCGACGAGCAGATGGCTCCCGAGCGTGTCATGCGGGCCAACAAAGCGCAGTTCGACGCCGGCGGGAAAGGCATCAACGCCGCGCAGTTCCTCACCGCGATGGACCGGCCCTGCGTTGCGACGGGACTGCTAGGTGGGTTCACGGGGTCGTTCATCAGAGAGACGCTGCAAGACGACGGCGTCGAGACAGCCTTCATCGACGTGGACGGGACAACGCGGCTCAACACCACCGCTATCGCAGCCGTGGAGGAGTACAAGCTAAATCAGGCCGGCCCGACTGTCGGCGAGTCGGTTGTCGACGCGCTGCTCGAACAGGTGCGAGCGCAGTCCCCCGACCGCGTACTCATCGGTGGGAGCCTGCCGCCGGGGCTGTCCCCCAATGCTATCGACCGCATTGCGGCCGGTGGCGACTGGGAGACCATCGTCGACACCGGCGGCGATGTCCTTCGAGAACTCGACGCGCAGTATGGACTTTGCAAGCCGAACCGCGCCGAACTCGGTGACGCGACCGGGGCCGACGTCTCTACCGTCGAGGGGTGTGCGGACGCGGCGGACGCGTTCCGGGACCGGGGCTTCGACCGGGTGCTGGCCTCCCTCGGCGCGGACGGCGCGGTCCTTGTCGGCGACACAGGCCGACTGTACGCGGAGGCGCTCGACATCGATGTTGTCGACACCGTCGGGGCCGGCGACGCGCTCCTCTCTGGCGTCCTGAGCGCGTGGGAAGCCGGCGCGGACGACGAGACGGCGCTCCGAACCGGCGTGGCCGTCTCATCGCAGGTCGTCCAGCGGGCCGGCACGGCCGTTCCGGACCTGAACGATATCGGCTCACTCCGGGATGGCGTGACGGTCCGACGGCTGTAG
- a CDS encoding class I fructose-bisphosphate aldolase, with protein sequence MRPLGDSPLVRNDKTLVLAHDHGLEHGPKQFSGVEERLDPREVFEMATHDAVTALAVGKGLAETYYPSYEDDVNLLAKLNGGSDLWMGDPYSPQNWSVDYAAELGADAIGYTVYPGVNRETDMFEDFRPVQENARDHDLPIAMWSYPRGQAIKEHRSPSTIAYAARIGLELGADFTKVKYPRDKEAMAHAVRSAADNRVLLSGGSKTSDRDFLELVEDCMDVGVAGLAVGRNVWQRDDPYDILDKLEGVIFEDATADDVL encoded by the coding sequence ATGCGACCACTGGGTGACTCACCGCTCGTACGGAACGACAAGACGCTGGTGCTAGCACACGACCACGGACTGGAGCACGGTCCCAAGCAGTTCAGCGGCGTCGAGGAGCGCCTCGACCCGCGTGAGGTGTTCGAGATGGCGACCCACGACGCCGTGACGGCGCTAGCTGTCGGGAAGGGCCTCGCCGAAACGTACTACCCGAGCTACGAGGACGACGTGAACCTGCTGGCGAAGCTCAACGGCGGTTCGGACCTCTGGATGGGCGACCCGTACTCGCCCCAGAACTGGTCGGTCGACTACGCGGCCGAACTCGGTGCTGACGCCATCGGCTACACCGTCTACCCGGGTGTCAACCGCGAGACCGATATGTTCGAAGACTTCCGCCCGGTGCAGGAGAACGCCCGCGACCACGACCTGCCGATTGCAATGTGGTCGTACCCGCGCGGACAGGCCATCAAGGAGCACCGCAGTCCGTCGACCATCGCCTATGCGGCCCGAATCGGGCTCGAACTCGGGGCTGACTTCACGAAGGTCAAGTACCCGCGTGACAAGGAAGCGATGGCCCACGCCGTCCGCTCGGCCGCAGACAACCGCGTCCTGCTCTCCGGTGGCTCGAAGACTTCGGACCGCGACTTCCTCGAACTCGTCGAGGACTGCATGGACGTCGGCGTCGCCGGCCTCGCGGTCGGTCGCAACGTCTGGCAGCGCGACGACCCCTACGACATTCTGGACAAACTCGAAGGCGTCATCTTCGAGGACGCGACAGCCGACGACGTCCTGTAG
- a CDS encoding DUF7557 family protein: MPSVELDAETVARLDDLRVEDESYDEIVTELINIYEAEELTLFHSGD, from the coding sequence ATGCCATCAGTGGAACTGGACGCCGAAACAGTGGCGCGCCTTGACGACCTCCGTGTCGAGGACGAGTCGTACGACGAAATCGTGACGGAACTCATCAACATCTACGAGGCCGAGGAGCTAACACTGTTTCACAGCGGCGACTAA
- a CDS encoding DUF5799 family protein, producing the protein MSDSNWTDRIAGERMAVDQRFNEQVKASSFSSQQWGLVMTAVEFEIENPGDPDAARIVADTSKLSSVMPEMERVANQGPMGGPGGDQSGGSGGGLLSGVKDALGLSGSGGGNKQQEEEAARLAQAYAEQLQEKLESNGRWKSVCEQAQG; encoded by the coding sequence ATGAGCGATTCAAACTGGACCGACCGCATCGCCGGCGAACGGATGGCGGTCGACCAGCGGTTCAACGAACAGGTCAAAGCGTCGTCGTTCTCAAGCCAGCAGTGGGGGCTGGTGATGACTGCCGTTGAGTTCGAGATCGAGAACCCGGGTGACCCCGACGCCGCTCGAATCGTCGCCGATACGTCGAAGCTCTCTAGCGTCATGCCCGAGATGGAACGGGTCGCCAATCAAGGGCCGATGGGCGGTCCCGGCGGTGACCAGTCCGGAGGCTCAGGCGGCGGTCTCCTCTCAGGTGTCAAGGACGCGCTTGGACTAAGTGGGTCCGGTGGCGGGAACAAACAACAGGAGGAAGAGGCGGCACGGCTCGCACAGGCGTACGCTGAGCAACTGCAGGAGAAACTGGAGTCGAACGGGCGCTGGAAGTCCGTCTGTGAGCAGGCCCAGGGTTAG
- a CDS encoding FIST signal transduction protein, translated as MTTEFGTGQATGDSGDAAAMDAIREAMADISASEPDFCQIFCSPAYDYDAVLWGARSVVGSDTEIVGCSSSGEFTETGSGNGTVTVGVVSSDSMRFFSSISTELSADPERCLFEAVHDLPASGDPAVDGYPHRTIINLHDGMAGIGNKVTRLTEQYLDDEETPVVGGSAGDDLQLQQTHVFRNDRVETDAVVLTLIAAEDALPVTVNHGHEPISEAMTVTRAEGSTVYELDGRPAFEAWRDAIREDAMETYDIDVDELEAGSEDLVMLLGRYELGIESEPESDADGLASRIKTFIESKLISTTGYNIRWPGHTTDTEGPLDFAVTVSEGTEVVVTHSNKSDQVYAVRNAANNAVNELRGGSVAGGFVYDCACRAMILGEDFDDAVDTIHSAIDAPFAGFETYGEVCSADEDYTGYHNTSSVILLFPE; from the coding sequence ATGACTACTGAGTTTGGGACAGGGCAGGCGACGGGGGACTCTGGAGATGCAGCAGCGATGGACGCCATACGGGAAGCTATGGCCGACATCTCGGCCAGCGAACCGGACTTCTGTCAGATTTTCTGCTCCCCGGCATATGATTACGATGCGGTACTGTGGGGTGCGCGAAGTGTTGTCGGTTCAGATACCGAAATCGTGGGCTGTTCGTCTTCCGGGGAGTTCACTGAAACCGGCTCGGGGAACGGAACTGTTACAGTCGGCGTCGTTTCGTCGGACTCGATGCGGTTCTTCTCCAGCATTTCGACTGAACTCAGTGCTGATCCCGAACGCTGTCTGTTCGAAGCCGTTCATGACCTCCCCGCGAGCGGCGACCCTGCTGTCGATGGGTATCCGCATCGGACGATCATCAACCTCCACGACGGCATGGCCGGAATCGGAAACAAGGTCACGCGACTCACCGAGCAGTACCTCGACGACGAGGAGACGCCGGTCGTCGGCGGGTCTGCGGGTGACGACCTCCAGTTACAGCAGACCCACGTCTTCCGGAACGACCGCGTCGAGACGGACGCCGTCGTCCTCACGCTCATCGCCGCAGAGGACGCGCTACCGGTGACCGTCAATCACGGCCACGAACCGATCTCCGAGGCGATGACGGTAACCCGTGCAGAGGGAAGCACTGTGTACGAACTCGACGGCAGACCTGCCTTCGAAGCCTGGCGGGACGCGATTCGGGAGGACGCGATGGAGACATACGATATCGATGTCGACGAGCTGGAGGCGGGGTCGGAAGACCTTGTCATGTTGCTCGGTCGCTACGAGCTCGGTATCGAGTCGGAGCCAGAATCTGACGCGGACGGACTCGCTTCCCGAATCAAGACCTTCATCGAGAGTAAACTCATCTCGACGACGGGATACAACATCCGATGGCCGGGCCATACAACCGACACCGAGGGGCCGCTGGACTTCGCTGTCACTGTCTCCGAAGGAACGGAAGTGGTGGTGACACATAGCAATAAATCCGACCAGGTGTATGCGGTCCGGAACGCCGCCAACAACGCTGTCAATGAACTCCGCGGCGGAAGCGTCGCGGGTGGGTTCGTCTACGACTGTGCCTGCCGTGCGATGATTCTCGGCGAGGATTTCGATGACGCCGTCGACACGATTCACAGCGCTATCGACGCGCCCTTCGCCGGCTTCGAAACCTACGGTGAAGTCTGCTCGGCCGACGAGGATTACACTGGCTATCACAACACTTCCTCAGTCATCCTGCTGTTCCCGGAGTGA
- a CDS encoding OsmC family protein — MADIEVESTCEEGYTVESIINGEWELIVDALSENGPSPNEILAADYASCYIPALRVAADKYGHEDIGSVDVEVAAGLDEDDDLEYIDFHVEVEASLADEEQDIVELAEDICHVHSALQDELHAEITIESGV, encoded by the coding sequence ATGGCAGATATTGAAGTCGAGAGCACCTGCGAGGAAGGATACACAGTAGAGAGTATTATCAACGGCGAGTGGGAGCTTATCGTCGATGCGCTGAGCGAGAACGGCCCGTCGCCGAACGAGATTCTGGCCGCCGACTACGCCTCCTGTTATATCCCGGCACTGCGCGTCGCCGCCGACAAGTACGGCCACGAGGACATCGGCAGCGTCGATGTCGAGGTCGCTGCGGGTCTCGATGAGGACGACGACCTGGAATACATTGACTTCCACGTCGAGGTCGAGGCGTCACTCGCCGACGAAGAGCAGGATATCGTGGAACTCGCCGAGGACATCTGTCACGTCCACTCGGCGCTGCAGGATGAGCTACACGCCGAAATCACCATCGAGTCCGGCGTCTGA
- a CDS encoding UbiA family prenyltransferase has product MAVARHETGPFATVSALASQVHPVFMLPPLATSLFGGLLSGGFWPPVAVLHAGAMFFAVYTAHVKDGYVDFHVRGEDDDHPLTGAGCRMALVGAGVGFALCTAAIWLLVGPGAALLTLPTWIIGYTHAPQLDMNPVGATMGYPAGIALALLGGYYAQVTTLTPRAVGLAAVFLLLLTGIKIIDDEQDYDYDRSIQKRTVAVVLGHQRARQLALGLFGVALLGIVGLSVALPGIPPSAAAAALVFGAVAAIAQRGDPETATMLLIRGSYLLLAVLVTAVWFRPLA; this is encoded by the coding sequence ATGGCAGTCGCCCGACACGAGACCGGTCCGTTTGCGACCGTGAGTGCCCTGGCCTCGCAGGTACATCCGGTGTTCATGTTGCCACCGCTCGCGACGTCGCTGTTCGGTGGGTTGCTCTCCGGTGGGTTCTGGCCACCGGTGGCTGTGCTCCATGCGGGCGCGATGTTCTTCGCCGTCTACACGGCCCACGTCAAGGACGGCTACGTCGATTTCCACGTCCGCGGCGAGGACGACGACCATCCCCTCACTGGTGCTGGCTGTCGCATGGCGCTGGTCGGTGCTGGTGTCGGCTTCGCGCTCTGTACGGCGGCCATCTGGCTGCTGGTCGGTCCCGGTGCGGCACTGCTGACGCTTCCGACTTGGATTATCGGCTACACCCACGCGCCGCAACTGGATATGAACCCCGTCGGCGCGACGATGGGCTATCCGGCGGGTATCGCGCTGGCGCTACTGGGCGGCTACTACGCGCAGGTGACGACGCTGACGCCGCGTGCCGTCGGTCTCGCGGCCGTGTTCCTCCTGTTGCTGACCGGCATCAAGATCATCGACGATGAGCAAGACTACGACTACGACCGGTCGATACAGAAACGGACCGTCGCTGTCGTACTGGGTCACCAGCGTGCCCGACAGCTTGCGCTCGGCCTGTTCGGAGTGGCCCTCCTTGGAATCGTGGGGCTGTCCGTGGCATTGCCCGGTATCCCGCCGAGTGCTGCGGCGGCCGCGCTCGTCTTCGGGGCGGTCGCGGCTATCGCTCAGCGAGGCGACCCCGAAACTGCGACGATGCTGCTGATTCGCGGGTCGTATCTCCTGTTGGCCGTCCTCGTGACCGCTGTCTGGTTCCGGCCGCTGGCGTGA
- a CDS encoding DnaJ domain-containing protein: MEATFYGILGVDPDATEETIVRAYREQTKAHHPDVSDDPAAGERFKRLTQAKNVLTDEAERARYDRLGHDAYVNRHVDSGADGGTATGGVSDIAQQYVDQRVDAETTDEAAAKATQRPTQTRGGSTGYGTATEYYRPGKRVRPTQPSGVETLLDSLRRIGPWLFVHLALLVCTIIAAVLLAVGGLTGNLSPVVAGVMAVSMVTISLVVSATHVLTHVSG, translated from the coding sequence ATGGAAGCGACGTTCTACGGTATTCTGGGGGTGGACCCAGATGCCACCGAAGAGACGATAGTCCGCGCCTACCGGGAGCAGACGAAAGCGCATCACCCGGACGTGAGTGACGACCCTGCCGCCGGAGAACGGTTCAAGCGACTCACGCAGGCGAAGAACGTGCTCACTGATGAGGCCGAGCGAGCGCGATACGACCGACTCGGTCACGACGCATACGTCAACAGGCACGTCGACAGCGGCGCGGACGGAGGCACAGCTACGGGTGGTGTCAGTGACATCGCACAGCAGTACGTCGACCAGCGGGTCGACGCAGAAACGACGGACGAGGCAGCGGCGAAAGCGACACAGCGGCCCACCCAGACTCGGGGCGGGAGCACGGGCTACGGGACTGCCACGGAGTACTACCGGCCCGGTAAGCGAGTTCGGCCCACACAGCCGTCGGGAGTCGAGACGCTGCTCGATTCACTGCGACGTATCGGTCCGTGGCTGTTCGTCCATCTGGCCCTGCTGGTCTGTACGATCATTGCCGCCGTGCTGCTCGCAGTCGGTGGCCTCACCGGGAACCTCTCACCGGTCGTCGCCGGTGTCATGGCTGTCTCGATGGTAACGATTTCGCTGGTCGTCTCCGCGACCCACGTCCTCACACACGTGTCGGGCTGA
- a CDS encoding DUF1684 domain-containing protein produces MDEDTEDWETQLQANRDEKDRFFSEHRQSPIPPEERDDFDGLSYFDPDPDYRVEATVTVHETPESVDLETSDDRTVRYLHVATLSFDLDGESRDLHAFRQAADESRTLFVPFRDKTTGQQSYDGGRYMELEPDRDLSDGDEITLDFNLAYSPFCAYSDTFSCPLPPESNWLETAVTAGERTD; encoded by the coding sequence ATGGACGAAGACACCGAGGACTGGGAGACACAGTTGCAAGCCAACCGGGACGAGAAAGACCGCTTTTTTTCCGAACACCGCCAATCACCGATTCCACCGGAGGAACGCGATGATTTCGACGGACTCAGCTACTTCGACCCGGACCCCGACTATCGGGTCGAAGCAACGGTTACCGTCCACGAGACACCAGAATCAGTCGATCTGGAGACGAGTGACGACCGAACAGTGCGCTATCTCCACGTCGCAACGCTCTCGTTCGACCTCGACGGCGAGTCCCGCGACCTCCATGCGTTCCGGCAGGCCGCCGACGAGTCACGGACGCTCTTTGTTCCGTTCCGGGACAAGACGACCGGGCAACAGAGCTACGACGGCGGCCGATACATGGAACTGGAACCCGACCGCGACCTGAGTGACGGCGACGAGATTACGCTGGATTTCAATCTCGCGTACTCGCCATTCTGTGCCTACAGCGACACCTTCTCCTGTCCGCTCCCGCCGGAGTCAAACTGGCTCGAAACTGCGGTGACGGCCGGGGAGCGGACAGACTGA
- a CDS encoding CPBP family intramembrane glutamic endopeptidase — MATATRDRPILQAFQYGFTLFSALSLGVIGLGFGSVLLLTIAFSLSLGAGVQITEVQTLVLGLITVQGIGCPVIAYTYIKLRPVIRAKLREVFSYAPDTGAFSIGISVPSLREVGIVVLGYASAMGGLVVVAVVITALVSMFGIEPATNQAAETGMENPDVLLLLIPASFLLIGPGEELLFRGVVQGRIRDYFGPISGVAIASVIFAGIHYPALSGGSVTGKLVAVSALLIPSLILGTTYEYTDNIIVPSLIHGAYNATLFTGLYVTVKFSGELSSAANVLSSSGF, encoded by the coding sequence ATGGCAACGGCGACCCGCGACCGTCCGATTCTGCAGGCCTTCCAGTACGGGTTTACGCTTTTCTCGGCGCTTTCGCTGGGTGTGATAGGACTCGGGTTCGGATCAGTCCTGCTCCTTACCATCGCTTTTTCCCTGTCACTCGGCGCAGGAGTCCAGATAACCGAAGTACAGACACTGGTTCTTGGGTTGATAACGGTCCAGGGAATCGGCTGCCCGGTCATCGCATACACGTACATCAAACTCAGGCCGGTGATCAGAGCGAAGCTCCGTGAGGTATTCTCGTATGCGCCAGACACCGGAGCATTCAGTATCGGCATTTCTGTGCCGAGCCTCCGTGAGGTCGGCATCGTCGTGCTGGGCTACGCCAGCGCAATGGGCGGGCTCGTAGTGGTGGCTGTCGTCATCACGGCGCTCGTCTCGATGTTCGGGATAGAACCGGCAACCAATCAGGCAGCGGAGACCGGGATGGAGAACCCCGATGTCCTCCTCCTGTTGATTCCCGCCTCCTTCCTCCTCATCGGCCCGGGCGAGGAACTGCTGTTCCGCGGCGTCGTTCAGGGCCGCATCCGGGACTACTTCGGCCCGATTTCGGGCGTCGCCATTGCAAGCGTCATTTTCGCTGGCATTCACTACCCCGCCCTCAGCGGTGGGTCGGTCACGGGGAAGCTGGTCGCGGTGAGTGCCCTCCTCATTCCATCACTCATCCTCGGCACAACCTATGAGTACACGGACAACATCATCGTCCCGTCACTCATCCACGGTGCATACAACGCCACGCTGTTTACTGGTCTGTATGTCACCGTGAAGTTCAGTGGTGAACTCTCGTCCGCCGCGAACGTCCTCAGTAGCAGCGGGTTCTGA
- a CDS encoding PAS domain S-box protein encodes MAGSVRVLHVDDEPDFADLTAAYLERTMDSLTVDTAMRADEVIADRPQDTYDCIISDYDMPGMNGLAFLERIREDAPKLPFILYTGKGSEEIAAEAISAGVTDYIQKEPGTSQYTVLANRVQNAVEARRDELQVTRGHRAMNAAWDGISTLDHEGRFTYLNDAYAATFGYEREELLGDHWQKIHSAEGLETVNGEILPAVDETGTWTGETLLERADGTQFIGEHTVASIEDDGAVCVVRDRTDREELDKQLRHERERFRLLVDAVENYAIFLLDPDGLIQSWNVGAKQLTQYEESDILGEHVSTFHTEKQVADGIPEQLLQEAEECGKAIDRGLRVRKDGSTFWADVTVTALQENSDARGFAKVIKDITGQIERERQQAMAERYREKLYEITNDSDRRFEQRLVDVLELGVEYLDVDQAHLVAIDPEAGTHEIIAISGDPSLTTPGDITSLSETYCRRTVDSDGLLSIYSAEQQGLDDDPAYQRYGIGCYLGAKIEVDGELFGTVCFVARDPRSGQFRQDEQAFVELLTRWFKYELSRRDGQIQWPLKM; translated from the coding sequence ATGGCTGGTTCAGTGCGTGTCTTACATGTCGATGACGAACCGGACTTTGCCGATCTAACTGCGGCATATCTCGAGCGGACCATGGATTCACTCACCGTCGACACCGCGATGCGGGCCGACGAGGTTATCGCGGACCGTCCGCAGGACACGTATGACTGTATCATCAGCGACTACGATATGCCTGGCATGAATGGGCTGGCGTTCCTCGAACGGATTCGCGAGGACGCACCGAAGCTTCCGTTCATTCTCTATACTGGGAAAGGCAGTGAAGAGATCGCAGCCGAAGCAATCTCCGCAGGTGTTACGGACTATATTCAGAAGGAACCGGGAACGTCTCAGTACACGGTGCTAGCGAACCGGGTCCAAAACGCCGTCGAAGCCCGCAGAGACGAACTGCAGGTCACGCGTGGGCACCGCGCAATGAACGCGGCTTGGGATGGCATCAGCACGCTGGACCACGAGGGCCGATTCACGTATCTGAACGACGCCTACGCGGCCACGTTCGGCTACGAGCGCGAGGAGCTTCTGGGCGACCACTGGCAGAAAATCCACTCGGCAGAGGGCCTCGAAACGGTCAATGGTGAAATCCTCCCGGCTGTCGACGAGACCGGGACGTGGACGGGTGAGACACTGCTCGAACGCGCCGACGGGACACAGTTCATCGGCGAACACACCGTCGCGAGCATCGAAGATGACGGTGCTGTCTGCGTGGTCCGTGACCGGACTGACCGCGAAGAACTTGACAAACAACTGCGACACGAGCGCGAACGGTTCCGGCTGCTCGTCGATGCGGTCGAGAATTACGCGATATTCCTGCTTGACCCCGACGGTCTCATCCAGTCGTGGAACGTGGGTGCAAAACAGCTCACCCAGTACGAGGAATCTGATATCCTCGGCGAGCATGTCTCGACGTTCCACACCGAGAAACAGGTAGCCGACGGCATCCCCGAGCAACTGCTGCAAGAAGCCGAGGAGTGCGGTAAGGCCATCGACCGCGGGCTCCGGGTTCGGAAGGACGGGAGCACGTTCTGGGCCGATGTGACCGTCACGGCGCTCCAAGAAAACAGCGACGCCCGCGGCTTTGCGAAAGTGATCAAGGACATCACGGGGCAGATCGAACGGGAGCGACAGCAGGCAATGGCCGAACGCTACCGGGAGAAACTCTACGAGATCACGAACGATTCGGATCGCCGGTTCGAACAGCGGTTAGTGGACGTGTTGGAACTCGGTGTCGAGTATCTTGATGTCGACCAGGCCCATCTCGTTGCAATCGACCCTGAGGCGGGAACGCATGAAATAATCGCCATTAGCGGCGACCCGTCTCTCACTACCCCCGGCGATATCACGTCGCTTTCCGAGACCTACTGCCGACGAACCGTCGACTCCGACGGTCTGCTCTCTATCTACAGCGCCGAGCAGCAGGGTCTGGATGACGACCCCGCATACCAGCGGTACGGTATCGGCTGTTACCTCGGTGCGAAGATCGAAGTTGACGGTGAACTGTTCGGGACGGTCTGTTTCGTTGCTCGTGACCCCCGGTCGGGCCAGTTCAGACAGGACGAACAGGCCTTTGTCGAACTGCTCACCCGCTGGTTCAAGTACGAACTGAGCCGACGCGATGGACAGATACAGTGGCCGTTAAAAATGTGA
- a CDS encoding TRAP transporter permease produces MTGENPPGGWVGPDRVRMGKYGFLIALGIASTAYHLWFTQLFPFEQDQHKIAHLGFMLVGAAVLAFEPEPKTRRERFGNYATLLEAALSAVVAGYLFIAFNRIVYEQLGIYTDLDLFMGLLLILLLLDVCRRVYGPMLSLVGVVGLAYALYGPYFPGILNHNGVQAERLVQGLTVEFGSGVFGVIVEVSGTFIIIFMILAGLLEAYGALEYFVQVGTLIGKQVRSGLAQMTTVASMGMGSVNGSAAANAATTGAFTIPLLKRHGLDRDTAAAYEAVASSGGQIMPPIMGAAAFIMAEITGTSYLRIIVVGFLPALLFYGTVAIGVHMTTIKEGLTSEIDEDELTDVETVDKDRKNALNAIFGRTTTAVSFGQISVRNLIVEGLALWVPLAVLLYALVILLYDPLYAGFLSIMSAFPAAFVQGIFFRDGYGIRDFLVDTLDGLGRGMENAAPIAVSLGVMNIFVGVLNLTGFTQVFASSLVELSGGVLALLLMFAMVAALLFGLGMPTVAAYITAVLLIAPALTEAGIDLLAAHFFVFYFAILSALTPPVAIACLVTARVAGGNFWRTAGKSLVLGAPLFVLPYIFVVNDSLLFWSVPATPITFVVVGTGLVATVTAIVNYFSGQLRLPSRAGLLVAAGAAVFAPLAPMTVAVQTLATLTIVALLYIEVKYDSGSETGQPEQAAVDD; encoded by the coding sequence ATGACGGGGGAAAACCCACCCGGGGGCTGGGTCGGTCCCGACCGGGTACGCATGGGCAAGTACGGGTTCCTGATAGCCTTGGGAATCGCCTCGACGGCCTATCACCTCTGGTTTACCCAGCTGTTTCCGTTCGAACAGGACCAGCACAAAATCGCCCACCTCGGCTTCATGCTTGTCGGAGCGGCTGTCCTCGCATTTGAACCCGAACCCAAGACACGTCGGGAGCGATTCGGAAACTACGCGACACTACTTGAGGCCGCTCTCTCGGCCGTCGTCGCCGGCTACCTCTTTATCGCCTTCAACCGCATCGTCTACGAGCAACTCGGGATATACACCGACCTCGACTTATTCATGGGGCTGTTGCTCATCCTGCTGTTGTTGGATGTTTGCCGGCGGGTTTACGGTCCAATGCTGTCGCTGGTCGGGGTAGTTGGCCTTGCGTATGCGCTGTATGGCCCGTACTTCCCGGGGATTTTGAACCACAACGGGGTTCAGGCCGAACGGCTCGTGCAGGGCCTGACGGTTGAGTTCGGTAGCGGCGTTTTCGGCGTCATTGTCGAGGTTTCGGGGACATTCATTATTATTTTCATGATCCTTGCGGGACTGCTGGAAGCGTACGGTGCGCTGGAGTATTTTGTCCAGGTTGGAACGCTGATCGGCAAGCAGGTCCGGTCCGGGTTAGCGCAGATGACAACGGTCGCAAGCATGGGCATGGGGTCGGTTAATGGCAGTGCGGCCGCCAATGCGGCGACGACGGGCGCGTTTACCATTCCGTTACTCAAGCGTCACGGGCTCGACAGAGATACCGCAGCGGCCTACGAGGCGGTGGCTTCCAGCGGCGGCCAGATTATGCCACCAATCATGGGTGCGGCGGCATTCATAATGGCCGAAATAACTGGGACGAGCTACCTGCGGATTATCGTTGTCGGATTTCTGCCGGCACTCCTCTTCTACGGGACGGTCGCAATCGGTGTCCACATGACGACGATCAAGGAAGGGCTCACAAGCGAGATTGATGAGGACGAACTGACCGACGTCGAAACGGTCGACAAGGATCGGAAAAACGCACTAAATGCGATCTTCGGTCGGACGACAACCGCTGTTTCGTTCGGGCAGATATCGGTTCGTAACCTGATCGTCGAGGGACTCGCGCTGTGGGTCCCGCTGGCCGTGCTCCTGTACGCACTGGTCATCCTTCTGTACGACCCGTTGTACGCAGGCTTCCTCTCGATCATGTCCGCGTTCCCGGCTGCGTTCGTTCAGGGGATCTTTTTCCGCGATGGCTACGGGATCCGCGATTTTCTCGTGGACACTCTGGATGGCCTGGGCCGCGGGATGGAGAACGCAGCCCCGATCGCGGTGTCGCTGGGCGTGATGAACATCTTTGTCGGTGTGTTGAACCTCACCGGGTTCACGCAGGTGTTCGCTTCCAGCCTCGTTGAACTCTCGGGTGGCGTGCTCGCGCTGTTGCTCATGTTCGCGATGGTCGCCGCGCTTCTCTTTGGTCTCGGGATGCCGACCGTCGCGGCCTACATCACGGCCGTGCTGCTGATCGCACCAGCACTGACCGAGGCTGGCATCGACCTGCTCGCTGCCCATTTCTTTGTGTTCTACTTCGCAATTCTCTCGGCGCTGACGCCGCCGGTTGCCATCGCCTGCCTCGTCACGGCACGGGTCGCAGGCGGGAACTTCTGGCGGACCGCCGGAAAGTCGCTCGTGCTCGGGGCGCCGCTGTTTGTTCTCCCGTACATCTTCGTCGTCAACGATAGTCTGTTGTTCTGGTCGGTTCCGGCGACACCGATTACGTTCGTCGTCGTGGGCACCGGTCTCGTCGCCACCGTGACCGCCATTGTCAACTATTTCTCAGGCCAACTCAGGCTGCCGAGCCGCGCCGGGTTACTGGTAGCTGCGGGAGCAGCGGTGTTCGCTCCACTGGCGCCGATGACCGTTGCCGTGCAAACTCTCGCAACACTCACCATCGTCGCATTGCTGTACATAGAGGTGAAATACGACTCCGGATCCGAAACCGGACAGCCCGAACAAGCCGCAGTCGATGACTGA